Proteins encoded together in one Lathyrus oleraceus cultivar Zhongwan6 chromosome 5, CAAS_Psat_ZW6_1.0, whole genome shotgun sequence window:
- the LOC127083794 gene encoding transcription factor MYB20 yields the protein MGRQPCCDKVGLKKGPWTTEEDKKLINFILTNGQCCWRAVPKLAGLLRCGKSCRLRWTNYLRPDLKRGLLSDYEEKMVIDLHAQLGNRWSKIASHLPGRTDNEIKNHWNTHIKKKLKKMGIDPVTHKILFTNEIEQTQTKSEQPQQESSSIEHDTNVVDSDNDKNKEPQKPETSFGSSTITEEHDQIMTPLFDSLELMDEFLTEEIPSLVPCVPSSSSTTTITTTSSSSSSNSSNFLEDLLLPDFDWSHDNYNIENSDNSNNDINMELWDYDFIRSWDFVINDDDNGDRKQVFDAPQNQYPRVVMDSESWAYGLF from the exons ATGGGAAGACAACCTTGTTGTGACAAAGTTGGTTTGAAAAAAGGACCATGGACAACAGAAGAAGATAAAAAGCTCATCAATTTCATCCTCACTAATGGCCAATGTTGCTGGAGAGCTGTCCCTAAGTTAGCAG GGTTGTTAAGGTGTGGAAAAAGTTGCAGACTTAGATGGACAAATTACTTAAGGCCTGACCTAAAAAGAGGACTTTTATCAGATTATGAGGAGAAAATGGTCATTGATCTTCATGCTCAACTTGGCAACAG ATGGTCAAAAATTGCTTCTCATCTACCTGGAAGAACTGATAATGAGATTAAGAATCATTGGAATACACATATCAAGAAAAAGCTTAAGAAAATGGGAATTGATCCGGTTACACATAAGATATTATTCACTAATGAAATAGAGCAAACTCAAACAAAATCTGAACAACCTCAACAAGAATCTTCCTCTATTGAACATGACACAAACGTTGTTGACTCCGACAATGACAAAAACAAAGAGCCACAAAAACCAGAAACTTCATTTGGCTCATCAACAATAACTGAAGAACATGACCAAATTATGACACCACTTTTTGACTCATTGGAACTAATGGATGAGTTCTTAACAGAAGAAATTCCAAGCCTAGTTCCATGTGTTCCTTCATCTTCTTCAACTACAACTATAACtacaacatcatcatcatcttcttcaaatTCATCTAACTTTCTTGAAGACTTGTTACTACCTGATTTTGATTGGTCGCATGATAATTATAATATTGAAAATAGTGATAATAGTAATAATGATATTAATATGGAATTATGGGATTATGACTTTATTAGAAGTTGGGATTTTGTgattaatgatgatgataatggTGACAGAAAGCAAGTATTTGATGCTCCTCAAAATCAGTATCCAAGAGTGGTCATGGATTCAGAATCATGGGCCTATGGAttgttttga